The following proteins are co-located in the Macadamia integrifolia cultivar HAES 741 chromosome 3, SCU_Mint_v3, whole genome shotgun sequence genome:
- the LOC122074143 gene encoding plant intracellular Ras-group-related LRR protein 5-like produces MKWGGSLNQPEIDVSSVLSHCILGLNVIWGIFIGEGDIEKLSLMKVAGLIETSAKTGTEVLDLGGKLMEQVEWLPVSIGKLLVITELNLSENRIMALPSSFGGLKALTKLDIHSNQLINLPESFGELVNLTELDLHGNRLRSLPASFGNLTNLIVLDLSSNNLTVLPPTLGNLTHLKRLNVETNELEELPYTIGSCSSLVELRLDFNKLKALLEAIGKLECLEIHTLHYNRITGLQLKIMPIKRSLKIPIRSAYLGHLLESNHSLAGENDELTNVQKVHVDHEKDSLANKRNHQCLYKGHLANLERTYVVESCDNRFHTEILSDSFKSLKKSKESMLKLNQALGVLGDALKPTTVGLQESFYYSSWLLQTTDFCNTKLETSKHQT; encoded by the exons ATGAAATGGGGAGGTTCTTTGAACCAACCTGAAATTGATGTATCCTCTGTGTTATCTCATTGTATTTTAGGTCTAAATGTAATTTGGGGTATTTTTATTGGTGAAGGAGATATAGAGAAATTAAGTCTAATGAAGGTTGCAGGCTTAATTGAAACCTCTGCTAAAACTGGAACTGAAGTTCTTGACCTGGGAGGAAAGTTAATGGAGCAGGTTGAATGGCTTCCTGTGTCAATTGGGAAATTATTAGTTATCACTGAGTTGAACTTATCTGAGAACCGGATCATGGCTCTTCCATCAAGCTTTGGTGGCCTCAAGGCATTGACAAAGCTTGACATCCACTCAAATCAATTGATAAACCTTCCGGAATCATTTGGGGAACTTGTCAACTTGACTGAGCTAGACTTACATGGAAACAGGTTAAGATCTCTACCAGCTTCTTTTGGGAACTTGACAAATCTTATTGTTCTGGATTTGAGTTCAAACAACTTAACTGTACTGCCACCGACACTGGGAAATCTAACTCACTTGAAAAGATTGAATGTGGAAACGAATGAGCTTGAAGAACTCCCTTATACAATTGGGTCCTGTTCATCGCTTGTGGAGCTGAGATTGGATTTCAATAAGCTAAAAGCACTTCTGGAAGCAATTGGGAAGCTTGAATGCTTGGAGATCCATACATTGCACTATAACAGAATCACAGGGTTACAATTAAAAATTATGCCTATAAAAAGAAGCCTAAAGATTCCAATAAGATCAGCATATCTTGGACATTTACTTGAAAGCAATCACAG CTTAGCAGGTGAAAACGATGAGCTCACCAATGTGCAAAAAGTCCACGTCGATCACGAAAAGGACAGCCTTGCCAATAAGAGGAACCACCAATGTCTATATAAAGGCCACTTAGCAAATTTGGAAA GAACATACGTGGTGGAATCGTGCGACAACAGGTTCCATACAGAAATTCTCTCGGATTCATTCAAGAGCTTGAAGAAATCCAAGGAATCCATGTTGAAGCTAAATCAAGCCCTTGGGGTTCTTGGGGATGCTCTTAAACCTACAACAGTAGGTTTGCAAGAAAGCTTTTATTATTCATCCTGGCTTCTTCAAACCACAGATTTCTGTAACACAAAGCTTGAAACTAGCAAACATCAAACTTGA
- the LOC122074747 gene encoding protochlorophyllide reductase, chloroplastic, with product MALQAASFLPSAFSIHKEGKSNASLKDTGFFGVSLSDHLKSNFKLQAIRSKREFNQKKKSVGAVRAETAVTTPTINRATPEGKKTLRKGSVIVTGASSGLGLATAKSLVETGKWHVIMACRDFLKAERAAKSAGIPKENYTIMHLDLASLDSVRQFVDNFRRSGRPLDVLVCNAAVYLPTAKEPTFTAEGFELSVGTNHLGHFLLSRLLLDDLKQSDYPSKRLIIVGSITGNTNTLAGNVPPKANLGDLRGLAGGLTGLNSSAMIDGADFDGAKAYKDSKVCNMLTMQEFHRRFHEETGITFASLYPGCIATTGLFREHIPLFRLLFPPFQKYITKGYVSEEEAGKRLAQVVSDPSLTKSGVYWSWNKDSASFENQLSQEASDVEKARKVWEVSEKLVGLA from the exons ATGGCTCTCCAGGCAGCTTCTTTCCTCCCCTCTGCTTTTTCCATTCACAAAGAG GGCAAGTCTAATGCATCTCTGAAGGACACGGGTTTCTTTGGGGTTTCACTTTCTGACCATCTCAAATCTAATTTCAAACTTCAAGCCATAAGATCAAAG AGGGAattcaatcaaaagaagaaatcaGTTGGAGCTGTCAGAGCTGAGACAGCAGTTACTACTCCAACAATTAATAGGGCCACACCAGAAGGGAAGAAAACCCTGCGAAAGGGGAGTGTGATAGTCACTGGAGCCTCATCAGGTTTGGGCCTCGCCACGGCCAAGTCTTTGGTAGAAACAGGGAAATGGCATGTAATTATGGCCTGCAGGGACTTCCTCAAGGCTGAGAGAGCTGCAAAATCAGCCGGCATTCCTAAGGAGAATTACACCATCATGCACCTGGATCTTGCCTCTCTTGATAGTGTAAGGCAGTTTGTTGATAACTTCAGGAGATCAGGAAGGCCACTTGACGTACTGGTCTGCAATGCGGCTGTCTACTTACCCACTGCGAAGGAGCCTACATTCACTGCGGAAGGCTTTGAGCTCAGTGTTGGGACTAACCATCTTGGACACTTCCTCCTATCTCGGTTGCTGTTGGATGACCTGAAGCAATCAGATTACCCATCAAAGCGTCTCATAATTGTTGGTTCAATTACAG GAAACACAAACACCTTGGCTGGGAATGTACCTCCTAAGGCTAACCTTGGGGACCTCAGGGGACTAGCTGGAGGTTTGACTGGCCTCAATAGCTCAGCGATGATTGACGGAGCAGATTTCGATGGGGCCAAAGCCTACAAGGACAGCAAGGTCTGCAACATGCTTACAATGCAGGAGTTCCACAGACGTTTCCATGAGGAGACCGGCATTACCTTTGCATCACTCTACCCTGGTTGCATTGCAACAACAGGCTTGTTTAGGGAACACATTCCCTTGTTTAGGCTTCTCTTCCCTCCCTTCCAGAAGTACATCACAAAAGGCTATGTCTCCGAAGAGGAAGCTGGGAAGAGACTTGCACAG gTTGTGAGTGACCCAAGCCTGACCAAGTCAGGAGTGTACTGGAGCTGGAACAAGGACTCAGCTTCCTTTGAGAACCAGCTCTCCCAAGAAGCAAGTGATGTAGAGAAGGCACGGAAGGTGTGGGAGGTCAGTGAGAAGCTTGTTGGTTTGGCTTGA
- the LOC122073135 gene encoding bifunctional epoxide hydrolase 2-like, protein MDEIEHKYVDVRGLKLHVADIGSGPSVVLFLHGFPEIWYSWRNQMIAVANAGLRAIAPDFRGYGLSQLPPEPEKATFKDLIEDLLAILDFFSIPKVFIVGKDFGARPGYLFAVLHPERVSGMVTLGSPYRTSRSSLLLDLPEGFYISRWQKPGRAEADFGRFDIKTVVRNIYILFSGSEIPIAAEDQEIMDLVDPSSPLPTWFTEEDLAVYASLYEKSGFRTPLQVPYRAILEQFNLTDVTVKVPVLLIMGGKDFALKFPGMEDYVRSGKVKDYVPDLEIIFLPEGTHFVQEQFPDQVNQLVLNFLKKHTCSTSQ, encoded by the exons ATGGATGAGATAGAGCACAAGTACGTTGATGTAAGAGGGCTCAAGCTTCACGTCGCCGATATCGGAAGCG GCCCCTCAGTGGTGTTGTTCTTACATGGGTTCCCAGAGATATGGTATTCGTGGAGGAACCAGATGATCGCCGTCGCTAATGCCGGACTCCGGGCAATAGCACCGGATTTCAGAGGCTATGGACTCTCCCAGCTGCCTCCTGAACCCGAGAAGGCAACATTCAAGGACCTTATTGAAGATCTCCTCGCCATTCTCGACTTTTTCTCCATTCCCAAg GTTTTCATTGTTGGGAAAGATTTTGGAGCCCGTCCTGGTTACTTGTTCGCAGTTCTCCACCCAGAGAGGGTTTCGGGAATGGTAACATTGGGTTCGCCATACAGAACCTCTCGTTCATCCCTTTTACTTGACCTTCCTGAAGGCTTCTACATTTCGAGATGGCAG AAACCTGGACGAGCTGAAGCAGATTTTGGTCGCTTCGATATTAAGACTGTAGTGCGGAACATCtacattctcttttcaggaagTGAAATACCAATAGCTGCTGAGGATCAGGAGATCATGGACCTGGTggatccttcttctcctctaccAACTTGGTTCACTGAGGAAGATCTTGCAGTCTATGCATCATTATATGAAAAATCTGGATTCCGTACTCCTTTGCAAGTCCCCTATAG GGCCATACTTGAACAATTTAACTTAACTGACGTAACAGTCAAAGTTCCTGTATTGCTGATCATGGGTGGAAAAGACTTCGCCCTCAAATTCCCAGGAATGGAGGACTACGTAAGGAGCGGAAAGGTGAAAGACTATGTCCCTGATTTGGAGATCATATTCTTGCCCGAAGGAACGCATTTTGTTCAGGAGCAATTTCCAGATCAGGTGAATCAGCTCGTCCTAAACTTCCTCAAGAAGCATACTTGCTCTACTTCTCAGTGA
- the LOC122073360 gene encoding probable polyol transporter 4, with protein MRLVGHPGDGDRDGDEFSDLSYGSKHKYKMMDSELTEDDDPSHHHHRQKDKSNNTQKYVIACATFASLNTVLIGYDLGVMSGALLFILEDLKITELQEGVLVGCLSIVSLLGSLAGGRTSDAIGRKWTMALAAIVFQTGVGIMALANSFRVLMVGRLLTGVGIGFGAMIAPVYIAEISPTFNRGFLTSFPEIFINVGILLGYISNYAFSGLPAHISWRVMLGVGIIPSIFMGFALLIIPESPRWLVMQKRVEEARSVLMKTNKNEKEVEERMAEIQQASGIYNSEKNEEKPVWRELLAPSPSIRRMLITGFGLQCFQQLVGIETTLYYCPTIFK; from the exons ATGAGGTTGGTGGGTCACCCAGGAGACGGAGATAGAGATGGTGATGAGTTCTCTGACCTTTCCTACGGTAGTAAACACAAATACAAGATGATGGATTCGGAGCTAACAGAGGATGATGACCCCTCACATCATCACCATCGTCAAAAGGATAAGAGTAATAATACCCAGAAATACGTTATCGCCTGTGCCACTTTCGCTTCTCTCAACACTGTACTAATCGGCTACG ATTTGGGTGTCATGAGTGGAGCTCTCTTATTCATTCTTGAAGATCTTAAGATAACAGAACTGCAAGAAGGAGTTCTTGTTGGTTGTTTGAGTATCGTCTCACTCTTGGGTAGTTTAGCAGGTGGAAGGACCTCGGATGCTATTGGTAGGAAATGGACAATGGCTTTGGCAGCCATTGTCTTCCAAACAGGGGTTGGTATAATGGCACTTGCTAATTCTTTTAGAGTATTGATGGTAGGAAGACTCCTAACTGGGGTGGGAATAGGATTTGGAGCTATGATTGCCCCTGTTTACATTGCTGAGATATCACCCACCTTTAATAGAGGATTTCTTACCTCCTTCcctgaaattttcataaatgtAGGAATCCTTCTTGGTTACATATCTAACTATGCATTTTCGGGTCTACCGGCACATATAAGTTGGAGAGTAATGCTTGGTGTTGGAATCATTCCCTCAATTTTTATGGGATTTGCTCTTTTGATCATCCCTGAGTCACCTAGGTGGTTGGTAATGCAGAAGAGGGTTGAAGAAGCAAGATCAGTGCTAATGAAGACaaataaaaatgagaaagaggtggaggagagaatgGCAGAGATACAACAAGCATCTGGGATTTATAATTCAGAGAAGAACGAAGAGAAACCCGTGTGGCGGGAACTGTTGGCGCCTTCTCCTTCAATTCGGAGAATGCTAATCACTGGGTTTGGACTCCAATGCTTCCAGCAACTTGTGGGAATTGAGACAACCCTGTATTACTGCCCCACAATCTTCAAATAA